CGCCCCCTGACACACTCGATCATGCAGTTTTTCAAGCTCACCCGGGAAACGCTGTCTGCGTACAGTGACAGTGTCTTACAGGTGATATGGTCCACCCCGATACCGCCACCGGACAATTGCAGCCGAAAGCTTCCCACAACGCCGCCTTCGATGGATATATCGTTCCCTCCATCCACCAGGGTATACAAGCTGTCACCTTGAATATTGTAAACATGGCAAGAGTTTACCCGGTGTATATAAAGGCCCTTTAAGTCATGCACGGTCAACCGGATATTGTCATTGCCCGGCCCTCTGCCGGGTGTCAGCTTCAGGGTGTCCCCGACAACCTTATACAAGGGTCTTTTTTCCGGCCGGGTGGGCAGACCGATCGAATCCCGGTCCCCCTGGTTGATCTCGATTCCGTCAAGGTTTTCCGCCTCTATGACGGAAAATGCGCCCGCGGCCACATCCTCGAACTCCGTATCAAAGGCCTGTGCTATCTTATAGTCTTTGTGATCGAATTTGACCCTCAAGGCAACCGCCAGGGAGACAAAGGTCCCGCACACGACCAGGACCAGGGCCAGCAGAATGATGTTACTTTTCTTCATGGCTATTTGGATGAAAATTGTTGTTTGAATTGTTGAAACGGCTCCTTCAGGTCTTCCCATTTCATACCCAGTAGATAGAGGTTCCGGAAGAACACGGGCAGGTCGTTTTCCATAAATTCCTTTTTCTTGACGGCGAGCGCGCTTTGCAGACCGCCGGGGGCTATGAAAAAACCGATCCCGCGCTGGTTGTAAATGATCCCCGATTGCTGGAGCCAGTCATAGGTCCGCATCACCGTATTGGGGTTGACTTCCAATTGGACAGCCAGCTCCCGGACGGACGGCACCTTGTCCTCCGCCTTCCATTCTTTCAACAGGATCCGCTCGCACACGAAGTCCGCGATCTGTAGGTATATCGATTGTGACGAATTGAATTGCATAACTTAATCTTTAGATTTCCTTCTCCTTCAACCTGAAATATGCCGCGACCCAAAACACCGGAGCCCATATATAACGCCCCACGAACAGAAGCACCTTGGACAACCACAGGGGAAACGTAAACAGCATCTCCCCATACCCATTGTTCATACGCACCACCCCCAGGTCGGCAAAACTCACGTTTTCGCCTTTGGTTATGGGCAAGACCACATAGCCCATGAACAGGACAAAAGCGACGATGGTAACGGCCCCTGTCACGGTAGTCTTTACAAAGGCAAAGCGTTCGAAATAGACCGATCCCAGGAGATAAAGTGTTTGTACCGCTACATAGAGGAGAGAGAGATACCACCGGAAAAGAGGAATTCCAATTCCGACAAAATTCGGCAGGTGTGCCAGGTGAAGGCGGGGATTCGTGGCCACCAGGCCAAAAGCCGCGGCGCGGATCAGAAAGAAGATCAGTATGTAGGCTGCGTTAAAGAAAACCTGGGAGAACAGGATGCCGCAGACCAGCTTCTCCCCATGGGTGGCGGGAACACCCAGATAGTAGATCCCCGTGGTGCGCCCGGAAAGCTCGGAAAAGGACATGCCCGCCATAATACACCCCCCCAGAAAAAGACCGACAAAGAAAAATATGAACAGGGGTTCGACATACAGCGTCTGATCGCTGGCGCACCACCAAAGGATAAACGCGATGATCAGCAGCCCGGTGACGGCCGCCATCATAAGACTATACAGACGCGCACGCTCTGCCCATTGTTTACGGATCAGCAGCCCGAGGCGTTGAAAACTAAATGTTGCTTGCATATTGATTTTTTGTGTCAGGCCTGGAATGCGTGCAGCACGGCCGGGCGGTTCATGATGATGGCTTTATAAAGAAGCTCCAGGTCGACCTTTCCTTCTTCCCCGGTCGTATTGGCTACGACCAGCGCATTCCCTTTCAGCGAACTTTCGCTGTAGAGCGCGCCCCTGGTTTCTTCGCTGTCAAAGGAGATCTTGAACTGTAGGTGGGTTTGAATGTTGTCCAGGGTCTGGTCAAAAAGGATTTTCCCTTCATCGATGATCGTCACCCTGTCGATCAGGTTCTCCAGGTCGCGCACCTGGTGAGTGCTGATCACGATGCACTTTTCCTCGTCCGCCGTCCCCGCCAGGACCTTACGGAACTGGCTTTTGGAAATGATGTCCAACCCGTTGGTCGGTTCGTCCATCAACACCACCTGGGCGCCGGAGGCCAGGGCCAGGCTGATGAGCACCTTCTTTTTCTGCCCATAGCTCATTTGTTGCAATGACCGTTCAAGAGGGATCTCAAACTCCAGCAATAACCGGGTATAGTATTCTTTGTTGAAATGGGGATAAAAAGGAGCCAGTACTTCCATAAACCGGGCCGGACGCACCGGGGGCACATAGAATTCCTCCGGCACCAGGAAAATCCGGTTCAGAAAAGCCGGTTGTCTTTTGGAGGGGTCCAGCCCCAGGACACGGACCGAGCCCTTGTCGGGGAATAACAGCCCGGCAATGTTCCGCAGGAGCGTGGACTTCCCGGTCCCGTTCTTGCCAAGAAGGCCGTAAATGTGCCCCGGTTGCAGTTGCAGGCTCAGTCCGTTAAAGACCTTCCCTTTCTTGTACCCGAAGTGCAGGTTTTGAATATCGATCATGACTATTGTTTTAGTGTACTATCGTACTAGTACACTACAAAGATAATACGCAAATCGACATTTCCAAATTCCAGGCCCTAATTTTGTAATTTGCGCGCATATATGCAGAATAATGAGCTCAGGCGTCAGCAGGCGTTGGAATACCACGCCAAGGGGCGTCCAGGTAAGATAGAGGTGGTGCCGACCAAAGGCACAAAAACCCAGCGGGAGCTCTCCCTGGCCTACTCTCCCGGTGTAGCGGAACCCTGCAAAGACATCCACGACAACGTCGAGAACGTCTATAAATACACCGCCAAAGGGAACCTGGTGGCGGTGATCACCAACGGGACCGCGGTCCTGGGTCTGGGGAATATCGGTCCCGAAGCGTCAAAACCCGTCATGGAAGGCAAGGGCGTTCTCTTCAAGATCTTCGCGGACATAGACGTCTTCGACATCGAGATCAACGAACACGATCCCGAGAAATTCATACAGATCGTCAAGGCGCTGGAGCCGACCTTCGGAGGGATCAACCTGGAGGACATCAAAGCCCCGGAATGTTTTGTCATCGAACGCCGGCTCCGGGAGGAGCTCCGCATCCCGGTCATGCACGACGACCAGCACGGGACGGCCATCATCAGCGGGGCCGCCCTGCTCAACGCCCTGGAGGTCCAGAAAAAGAAGATTGAAAGGGTTCGTTTCGTGGTCAACGGGGCCGGGGCCGCCGCCATGGCGTGCGTACAGCTCTATGTCTCGCTGGGGGCGAAATATGAAAACTTCATCCTGTTCGACAAGGACGGCCCCCTGCACGATGGGCGTACGGACCTGGATGACGTCCGGCGGAAATTCTCCATCAAAGGCGAGGGCGCGTCTTCCAAAACCCTCGCGGACGCCATGAAGGAGGCCGACGTCTTTATCGGGCTCAGCGTAGGCGGGGTCGTTTCCCAGGACATGGTCCGGAGCATGGCTAAAAACCCCATCGTCTTCGCCATGGCCAACCCGGACCCGGAAATTCCGTATGACCTGGCGGTCGAGGCCCGCAAGGACCTCATCATGGCCACAGGCCGCAGTGACTATCCCAACCAGGTCAACAACGTCCTAGGGTTCCCTTATATCTTCCGCGGCGCCCTCGACGTCCGCGCCACGGCCATCAACGAAGCCATGAAACTGGCGGCCGTCCATGCCCTCGCCGAGCTGGCCAAAAGCCCCGTGCCCGACATCGTCAACCTGGCCTATAACGAGCGCAACATGCTCTTCGGCCCCACCTATATCATCCCCAAGCCCCTCGATCCCCGGCTCCTGTCGACCGTGGCCCCCGCGGTGGCAAAAGCGGCCATGGACAGCGGTGTCGCCCAGTCCCCCATCACGAATTGGGACGCCTACCGCCTGTCCCTCAACAAACGGCTGGGCCTAGACAACCACCTGCTTCGTATCCTGGGCAACAAGGCGCGCAAGGACCCCAAACGCGTGGTCTTTGCCGAAGCCGACAATATCCGCATCCTCAAGGCCGCCCAGCAGGTCATGGACGAGGGCATCGCCTATCCCATCCTTTTGGGGGAGGAAAAGAAAATCCGCAAAATCGCGGATGCGGCGGGGATCGACATCGACAACATGCCCATCATCGACCCCCGGCACGAGGACCTCGCGGAAAAACGGAAAGAATACGGGGAACTGTTTTTCGCCAAGCGGCAACGCAAGGGGCTCAACCGGTACGAGGCCTTTAAAAGCATGAAGGACCGTATTCACTTCGGTTGCATGATGCTGGACACTGGGGAGGCCGATGCCGTCATCAGCGGTCTGACCAAAAACTACCCCGAGACCATACGGCCCGCACTCCAGACCATAGGCACCGAAGCCGGCGTGAAAAAGATCGCCGGGATGTACATCCTGCTCACCAAAAAAGGACCGCTTTTCCTTGCCGATGCCACGGTGAACTTCAACCCCACCGCGGAAGAGCTGGCGGACATCACCCTCATGGTGGCCAAGGAAGTCCGGACCTTCAACATGCGGCCCCGGATCGCCATGTTGTCCTATTCCAACTTCGGTTCCAGCAATTCCCCCGAGGCCAACCTCGTCCGGGAAGCGAGGGCGATCGTCAAAAAGCGGGACCCCAACCTCATCTGCGACGGGGAAATGCAGGGGATCCTGGCTTTTAACAAGGAGATCCTCAAGGACAATTACCCGTTTTGCGAGCTGATAGACGTCGGGGAAGTAAACACCCTTATTTTCCCCAATCTTTCCAGCGGCAATATTGCTTATAACCTGCTTCAGGAGATCGGCGGTGCAGAATCCATCGGCCCGATTCTCCTGGGTATGAATAAACCCGTCCACGTCCTCCAGTTGGGCAGCTCCGTGCAGTCCATCGTCAACATGGTGATCATTTCGGTGGTGGACGCCCAGCTCAAATGCAAGGATTGCAATGTTCAGGAAGAAGTGAGCCGGTCGAAGTGGTGGAAGAAGTTTCAAAAAGTAGCACACGACGTATAATCACCCGCGGCGCGCCCTCCCGGGCGCGCCGCACAGTATAAATAACACCAGATGGGATTTTTCGCACATTTCGGCCGTTACCTGTTGATGCTTAAAAGCATGTTCTCCAAACCGGAGAACGCAAAGATGTACTGGAAGGAGTTCATGCGTCAGTGCAACGACATAGGGATCGGGTCCCTGGGCATCGTGGCCATTATTTCGATCTTTATGGGCGCGGTATCTACCGTCCAGACGGCCTACCAGTTGGTAAGCCCCATCATCCCGCAGGCCACCATCGCCCAGATCGTGCGCGACACGGTGATCCTGGAATTCGCACCCACCCTGATTTGTATCGTACTGGCCGGGGTCGTGGGCTCCAAGATCGCCAGCGAACTGGGGAACATGCGGGTCTCCGAACAGATCGACGCCCTGGAGATCATGGGCATCAATACCCGTTCTTACCTGATTTTCCCAAAAATCGCCGCCTCCATGGTGACGATCCCCATGCTGGTCATTGTCGCCGCCGTCCTGGGCATCCTCGGCGGCCGGCTCGCGGGGTCTGCGGCAGGCATCATCTCCCCCACCGTATATGACAAGGGACTGCTCCAGATGTTCAAGCCGTATAACGTATTCGTGGCCGTAATGAAAGCCTATGCTTTCGCCTTTGTCATTTCCACCATTCCGTCGTACTTCGGCTATTTCGTCGAGGGCGGCGCCCTGGAAATCGGCAAGGCCAGTACCAGGGCCGTCGTCGTCAGCTGTGTCGCGCTGTTGGGAATGGACTACCTTGTGTCGTCGCTTTTGCTACAATAAGGCGCCGCCGCAACTCAATCATCATCTATGATCGAAACCATTGATTTAAAGAAAGGATTTGGAGACAAGACGGTCATCAACGGCGTGAGCGCCACCTTTAAAAGCGGGCAGTGCAACCTCATCATCGGCACCAGCGGGAGCGGGAAAACCGTCCTGATGAAGTGCCTGGTGGGTCTGTTCGAACCCGACTCCGGCAGCATCATCTACGACAAGCGGAATTTTACGGAGATGGACGAGCACGAGCGCAAACAACTCCGCCAGCAGATCGGCATGCTCTTCCAGGGGTCCGCGCTTTTTGACAGCCAGACCGTCCAGCAAAATGTGATGTTCCCCCTGGACATGTTCACCAACCTGACCTATAAACAAAAGTGCAAAAAGGTCAACGAAACCCTTGACCGCGTAAACCTCAAGGACGCCAACCGGAAATTCCCCGCGGAGATCAGCGGGGGTATGAAAAAAAGGGTGGGCATCGCCCGGGCCATCGTCCTGCAACCGAAGTTTCTCTTTTGCGACGAACCCAATTCCGGTCTGGACCCCCAAACCAGCCTCCTGATCGACAAGCTCATCCACGAGATCACCGTGGAGTTTAAGATCACCACGGTCATCAATACCCACGATATGAATTCCGTTATGGAGATCGGGGATCATATCCTGTATATGTACCAGGGACAGAAGGAATGGGAGGGAAATAACAAAGAGATCATCTACAACAAGAACCAAAAGCTCAATGACTTCATATTTGCATCGGAATTCCTTAAGGACGCCAAGGCGATGCGCATGATCGAGATAGAAAGAGGCGAGAAATGAAATTTCCCCTATTTTTGCGGGGCTTTATCCACTCAATTTCCTCCACATGAGCGTCTTGGTCAATAAGAACAGCAAGATTATCGTACAAGGATTCACCGGTACGGAAGGCACGTTTCACGCCACCCAAATGATCGAATACGGCACGCAGGTCGTCGGCGGGGTTACCCCCTCCAAGGGCGGCACGCGTCACCTGGACCGTCCCGTTTTCAATACGGTGGCGGATGCCGTCAAGGAAACAGGCGCAGACGTGAGCATTATCTTCGTACCCCCTGCCTTTGCCGCCGACGCCATCATGGAAGCCGCGGAAGCAGGCATCGGCCTGGTGATATGCATCACCGAAGGCATTCCCGTACAGGACATGGTGAAAGCCCGCCACTACCTCGAAGGCAAGCCGGTTCGCCTGATCGGGCCCAACTGCCCTGGTGTCATCACCGCCGGGGAATGTAAAGTGGGGATCATGCCCGGCTTTATCTTCAAAAAAGGCACCATCGGTATCGTCTCCAAATCGGGGACCCTTACCTACGAAGCCGCCGACCAGCTCGTCAAGGCCGGTCTGGGTCATACCACGGCCATCGGCATCGGGGGCGACCCCATCATCGGTACCACGACCAAAGAGGCGGTGGAACTGCTGATGAAGGACCCTGAAACCGAAGGCATCGTCATGATCGGCGAGATCGGCGGGGGCATGGAAGCAGAAGCCGCCCGCTGGATCAAAGAGAACGGCACCAAACCCGTCGTCGGCTTCATCGCCGGCCAGACGGCTCCTCCCGGACGCCGCATGGGTCACGCCGGGGCCATCGTCGGCGGTGCCGACGACACCGCGGCCGCCAAAATGAAAATCATGGCCGACTGTGGTATCCACGTGGTCGCCAGCCCCGCGGACATCGGAAAGACCATGGCCGGGGTTTTCAAGAAAAAATAACGCCACCCAACGTTGATACAAACCGCCTCCGGGCGGTTTTTTTGTTTTTATATAACTTAGTTCTATGCTGACCCACCTTCGTTCCGCCCTCTTGCTTGGCTTGCTGCTCGCCGCCACGGCTTCCAGCGCCCAGACTTCCTACGACCAGGCCTGGAAACAGGTTGACCGCCTGGCCGACACCCTCGACAGACCCAAAGACGCCCTGGCGCTCGTCCAGGACCTATACACCAGGGCCAGGAGAGAACACAACCAGCCGCAGGCCATCCGGGCCCTGCTCTATACCGTCAGGATAGACCAACCGCTGACAGAAAATGCAGACAGTTCGGCGATCCATCTCCTGGAAACGTCCATAGATTCTTTTCCGCAGCCCTACCGGGCGATCCTACAAAGTCTTACTGCCCAGGCCTACTGGAATTTTCTACAGACCCATCGCTTCCAGGTCACGGATGTCAGCCAGCGGATCGACAGCCTTTTTTCCGCCTCCCTCCAGGATACGCTCCGTTTGGGGCGAACGCCACTGTCTGAGGTCGGGCCGGTCCTTGACAAAGGAAACGACCGCAAGTTGAGACCCACCCTCCTGGACCTCCTGACCAACAGGGCGATTCGTTTTTACAGTTCCCAGGAGACTCGTTTCAGCCCCGATACTGTTCTTTTTGCGGGAGCGTCCGTGTTTATGACCCATACCTTCCAAACACCGGATAAGGCGCTCCGCCTGTACCAGGCCCTGTTGCGTTTTCATGCGCGGGATGCCCAACCCGATGCCTTTGCTGACGCCGACATCCATCGCCTGGATTTTGCCCGCCAGGCTTCCTCCCTGGATGACGCGGATGATCGCTACGAGGGTGCCCTGAGACACCTGTGCGCGCTTTATCTCCACCGGGAAGCGGGAGCCATGCCACTCTATCTCCTGGCCCAATGGCTCCGGCAACAGGGTTCGGCCTACACCCCAGGTGCTCCCGATACCAGCCGTCGGTGGCAGCTCAACGAAGCCCTCGCCTTATGCGACGCCCTCGTGTCCACCTTCCCCTCCAGCACCGCCGGCCGGGGCGCACGCCTCCTGGCCCGGGAGATCCGCCAGCCCGAACTCGATGTCCTCACCGGGCGCGTCAACCTCCCCAACCATTCCATATTAGCCTCTGTCGGGTTCACAAACTGCCCGTTGCTCCACCTCCGTCTGCTTAGGGTAACCGCCTCCGTTACACAAACCCTGAGGGATGGAAAGCCTCAAGACCTGGACAGCGTCAGGCCCTTCCGAACCTGGACCCAGCGCCTGCCCGACCCGCACGACCACCAGCCCCACCGTACGGAAATCGCCCTTCCGGCGCTACCCACGGGGGATTACGTCCTGCTCACCGCCACGAATGACCGTTTCGGGAAGGACAGCCTGGTCATGCATGCACTTCCTTTTACCGTTTCCGGCATCGCCTGGATAGAAACCGGAACCTATAGCTTCTTTGTGCTCGACAGGGAAAGCGGGGAACCGCTCGCGGGCGCCCGGGTACACCTTTGGAACACCCGTGCGGGGAAGGTGGAAGACTATGTCACCGACAGTGACGGGCACTTCAGATGGGATGGGAAACTGAATACGGGCACGCTGCGCATGCAGATTCGTTATGGGGACGACAGCCTCACCGTCGATAACGGCGACCTTCTGACACCAGTCAGGGTCAGGGATGCCGCCCCCGCTGCGCGGTTTGCATTTTATACCGACCGATCCGTATACCGCCCGGGTCAGACTGTCTTTTTTAAAGCCATCGGCATGATCCGGGATACAGCCGCCCGCAGGGAAGTACCGTACCGGCCTGGTAAAGCCGTGCCGTTTTACCTGGAGTCCCTGGGTCTCAAAATCGATTCGCTTTGGCTGGAGCCGGGAGAATATGGGTCGGTGCACGGTCACTTCGTCCTGCCCTCCGCCGGCCGGACCGGGATCTATACCATCACCGCCGCCCAAAGCCAGACCAACGTGACCGTAGAAGAATACAAACGGCCGAAGTACGAGGTCACCTTTGTCAAACCCATCCGGGAGTACCGTTTGGGCGACACGCTGGATGTAACCGGTTCGGCCATGGCTTATGCCGGTAACCCCGTGTCCGGCGCAAAGGTTTCGTATACAGTCAGCCGTTATGCCTACTACCCCGTTCGCTGGGACCGTCCTTCTTTTGGCCCCATACGACGCCCGTCGGCGACAACCCTGATCCGGGACAGCACCCAGACCGGTCCTGACGGTTCGTTTTTGATACATTTTCCCCTGGAGCCGGGCCCGGGGATCAGGAAAGACCTCGATCCCACGTTCACCTATACCGTCAACGCCGATGTCACGGACATCAACGGGGAGACACACAGCGCTACTTTTACACTCCAGGCAGCCTATCATTCACTCATCCTGTCTTTAAAGCTCCCCAACGCCGTCAACGCGGACAGCCTGGTCAAGATGGATATCCAATGCACCAACTTGTCCGGAACACCCCGCCCCACCCTCGCCCTGGTCACCATTTCCCGCCTGACCCCGCCCGAACGCCTGACCCATGACCGGCTCTGGGCCGCCCCCGACGTCTTTACGCTTCCGGAGGACACCTTCCACCGGCTCTTTCCCCATGATCCCTATGGTCAGGAATCCGACCGGGGCCGGTGGCCCGTCGCGGAAACCGTCCAACGATATAAGTTCAAAACCGGGAAAGGGCCGGTGACGCCCCTCTGGAAGGGGAGCCTTCCTTCCGGTGTGTACAAGGTCGAAGTATCCGCGACCGATCCCGAAGGCCGGACCGTCACCACCGGCAGCTTCCTGGAAGTATACAATCCCCGGGAAGCCCGGGTTCCCTACCCCACTTATGCATGGACCATGTCCGGTAACCTGCAAGGAAAGGACTCGGTGACCTACTTTGCCGGGACAGCCGGCGGCCCCCGCTTTGCGATCCAGCAGGTGTCCGCCGGGGGCCACATCCACATTAAACACATCCGTTTATCCCCGGAAGTCACGACCCTATCTTTCCCGCAGGGCGCCTCTTCCTTTGGTCTGGCTTATGTCGCCGGCAATCGTGTCTATACCACCGTCGTCACCCTTCCCGCCCGGAAAAAAGCGCTTTCCATACACTACGACACCTTCCGCGACAAGCTCGAACCAGGTAGCGCTGAGCACCTCAGTCTTAGTGTCCGGGGTCCGGAGCACGAGGCTGTCGAAGCCGAAGTCCTCGCCTCCATGTACGATGCGTCCCTGGACCAGTTTGCCCCGAATACCTGGTCGCTACCCGTCCTTGCAGAAACCGGACGCGGCCCGGTCTGGAGGGCCTATGGCTTTGAAACCGGCTATGGCGTGCGTTCGCAGAACCGTTTCGGGTATCAGCCCCCGGTCCTTCCGGTGTATGATGATTTCCCCGGCCCCCGGCTCCTTCGAAACGATAAGCTCCTTCAGTGGAATTTGATGAAGGAGAAGTTTGCGCCCTTGCCGGAGAACTACCATTTCTCCCTCCGGGAAGACAGGGTGACCATCGGTTACGGCACGTCCGGGCAGCCCCCGGCCCCCCTTGTCCCGCTCCGCAAGGACTTTAACGAAACCGCCTTTTTCTATCCCGACCTGCATACTGATAGCGCCGGCCGCCTCTCTTTTACATTTACCCTACCCGATGCCCTTACGCGGTGGGCCCTCCAAACGCTGGCTCATACCCGCGACCTCGTCTTCGGCCTCGACCAGCAAACCCAGGTCACCCAGAAAACCCTGATGGTCCAGCCCAACATCCCCCGCTTTCTCCGGGAAGGAGACGACGCCTGGTTGAGCACAAAAGTTGTCAATACGGGTGACCGGCCTCTCGATGGGCGGGCAAGCCTCGTCGTCCTCGACGCCCTGGACATGCAACCCGTACAGGGCCTGGGGGGTGACCAGCCGTTTTCGCTACAGGCGGGCTCCGACACAGCCTTGCGTTTCCACCTGGCTATCCCGGTGAGGTTCACCCATCCCCTGGTCTACCGGCTGACCGCCGCCGCCGGTGACTATAGCGATGGCGAGCAGGGGCCGATCCCCGTCCTCAACCGTCGCATCCTGCTCACCGAAACCTATCCCTTGACGCCGGTTATCCAGGTGACTCCCTTGTTGCAAAATATTTCACCCTACCGGCTTACCCTTGAATACACCGCCAACCCCGTATGGTATGTCCTCCGGGCCCTTCCCTATTTGGAGGGTACCGAAAACGCCTGTCCGCAAACGGTCGCCGAACGCCTGTACACCAATACCCTGGGAGAGGGATTGCTGCAAAGGCTTCCGGACATTCAAAAAAGCCTGCCAGCCATGGCGGCGGACAGCTCGCCTTTATATAAGGATACCGAATTAAAAAATGCCCTCCTGGAAGAAACGCCCTGGGTCCTCGACGCAGGGAAAGAAACCGCGTCCATTCAACGCCTCTCGGCCTTTCTGGACACCGGCCGGCTCTCCCACAACCAGAAGGATGCCCTGCATACCCTGGAGACGCAGCAATTCCCCTCCGGGGCGTTTCCCTGGTTCGAAGGCGGGGCGGAAAGCCGTTACGCCACACAATATATCCTCACCCTTTTTGGCAAATTGTCGTCCATGGGCTTGACCGTCCCCGGTTCAGCGCCCCTCATTCGAAAAGCCCTGAACTACCTGGATGCCCGTCTGCGTGCCGATGGTAAAAAGACCGAAGAAGACCTCCACTATCTGTACGCCCGCGGATTTTTTAAAGACTTCCCCCCTGACAGCGCCACCCGGGCCGCCCTCGACACCTGTCTTCAACAGGCCGCCGCGGGATGGGTCCACGCCAGCCTGTATGATCAGGCCCTGATCGCCCTTGCCAGTGATCGCTGGGGCGACACCGCCACCGCCAATAACATTCTCGTCTCGCTGGAACAACGGTCGATCCTGTCGCCTGACCGGGGCCGTTACTGGAAGGAGAACGACGGCGGATGGTCCTGGACACAGGCGCCCGTCGAAACACAGGCGCTGCTGATCACCGCCTTTTCCACAGCCCATAAAGACCCGGTTTTTATCGACCAGCTTTGTGCCTGGCTCCTTGCCC
This region of Dinghuibacter silviterrae genomic DNA includes:
- a CDS encoding alpha-2-macroglobulin family protein, giving the protein MLTHLRSALLLGLLLAATASSAQTSYDQAWKQVDRLADTLDRPKDALALVQDLYTRARREHNQPQAIRALLYTVRIDQPLTENADSSAIHLLETSIDSFPQPYRAILQSLTAQAYWNFLQTHRFQVTDVSQRIDSLFSASLQDTLRLGRTPLSEVGPVLDKGNDRKLRPTLLDLLTNRAIRFYSSQETRFSPDTVLFAGASVFMTHTFQTPDKALRLYQALLRFHARDAQPDAFADADIHRLDFARQASSLDDADDRYEGALRHLCALYLHREAGAMPLYLLAQWLRQQGSAYTPGAPDTSRRWQLNEALALCDALVSTFPSSTAGRGARLLAREIRQPELDVLTGRVNLPNHSILASVGFTNCPLLHLRLLRVTASVTQTLRDGKPQDLDSVRPFRTWTQRLPDPHDHQPHRTEIALPALPTGDYVLLTATNDRFGKDSLVMHALPFTVSGIAWIETGTYSFFVLDRESGEPLAGARVHLWNTRAGKVEDYVTDSDGHFRWDGKLNTGTLRMQIRYGDDSLTVDNGDLLTPVRVRDAAPAARFAFYTDRSVYRPGQTVFFKAIGMIRDTAARREVPYRPGKAVPFYLESLGLKIDSLWLEPGEYGSVHGHFVLPSAGRTGIYTITAAQSQTNVTVEEYKRPKYEVTFVKPIREYRLGDTLDVTGSAMAYAGNPVSGAKVSYTVSRYAYYPVRWDRPSFGPIRRPSATTLIRDSTQTGPDGSFLIHFPLEPGPGIRKDLDPTFTYTVNADVTDINGETHSATFTLQAAYHSLILSLKLPNAVNADSLVKMDIQCTNLSGTPRPTLALVTISRLTPPERLTHDRLWAAPDVFTLPEDTFHRLFPHDPYGQESDRGRWPVAETVQRYKFKTGKGPVTPLWKGSLPSGVYKVEVSATDPEGRTVTTGSFLEVYNPREARVPYPTYAWTMSGNLQGKDSVTYFAGTAGGPRFAIQQVSAGGHIHIKHIRLSPEVTTLSFPQGASSFGLAYVAGNRVYTTVVTLPARKKALSIHYDTFRDKLEPGSAEHLSLSVRGPEHEAVEAEVLASMYDASLDQFAPNTWSLPVLAETGRGPVWRAYGFETGYGVRSQNRFGYQPPVLPVYDDFPGPRLLRNDKLLQWNLMKEKFAPLPENYHFSLREDRVTIGYGTSGQPPAPLVPLRKDFNETAFFYPDLHTDSAGRLSFTFTLPDALTRWALQTLAHTRDLVFGLDQQTQVTQKTLMVQPNIPRFLREGDDAWLSTKVVNTGDRPLDGRASLVVLDALDMQPVQGLGGDQPFSLQAGSDTALRFHLAIPVRFTHPLVYRLTAAAGDYSDGEQGPIPVLNRRILLTETYPLTPVIQVTPLLQNISPYRLTLEYTANPVWYVLRALPYLEGTENACPQTVAERLYTNTLGEGLLQRLPDIQKSLPAMAADSSPLYKDTELKNALLEETPWVLDAGKETASIQRLSAFLDTGRLSHNQKDALHTLETQQFPSGAFPWFEGGAESRYATQYILTLFGKLSSMGLTVPGSAPLIRKALNYLDARLRADGKKTEEDLHYLYARGFFKDFPPDSATRAALDTCLQQAAAGWVHASLYDQALIALASDRWGDTATANNILVSLEQRSILSPDRGRYWKENDGGWSWTQAPVETQALLITAFSTAHKDPVFIDQLCAWLLAQKQTQAWPTGPATADACYALLINQSAEAAKSPVLTARLGDVRMDQKTGPGLFKQQWEGNALTPSMGNIQVHVKDAPHGWGAVYYQYFRDLDSVGNAQTTVSVQKQLFVLKGATMRALNDGDAIHLGDRVRIRLVLRSDRPLEFVHLKDLRPACLEPVDTRSGYRFGNGLSYYLSPRDLSTSFFFDWLPKGTSVLEYDQFVNMEGTFSGGMATLESFYAPQCSARSAGVSLRAIP